One segment of Clostridia bacterium DNA contains the following:
- a CDS encoding alkaline phosphatase: MRRFTSKALLVIVLAFALFVTGAMGVAAAGAKNVIVCIGDGMGYGAIQISKYALKGPSGRFAFELFPNSAIVTTYSLNALVTDSAAAATAIATGHKTNNGVIAMLPDGTVLRTILEAMKDAGKATGMVVTNTVYDATPAGFASHWNTRGGSAEIAAQLLDKELDVLMGGGRDQFRVKGVADGKRTDGRNLMGEATALGYSVVTDRQGLEKAAGDRILGLFHPSYMNYQLDRIHLGADEPTLSDMTAKALSVLKQKENGFFLMIEGSRIDHAAHAGDVSGVVAELSDFNEAVALAYQFAIADGNTLVIVTADHDTMGLSATEPFDYERMKQFKVSPEFMALQFKKADDGKSFDPASIRQVFAEYANVTDVTDADIALIQSMFGRAPYLAGYAVGAVLSSRLNAGIVSSAVQIKSPSSGGHTGNPVPLFAFGPGAELFGGVMDNTEISPKIAQAAGIEF; the protein is encoded by the coding sequence TTGAGAAGATTCACTTCGAAGGCTCTACTGGTAATCGTCCTGGCTTTTGCTCTGTTCGTCACCGGCGCAATGGGCGTTGCGGCTGCGGGCGCGAAGAACGTGATCGTCTGCATCGGCGATGGCATGGGCTACGGCGCTATTCAGATCAGCAAGTACGCGCTCAAGGGGCCCAGCGGTCGCTTCGCATTCGAGCTATTCCCGAACAGTGCTATCGTAACAACCTACTCGCTGAACGCTCTGGTCACCGACTCCGCGGCCGCAGCGACGGCCATCGCCACTGGCCATAAGACCAACAACGGCGTGATTGCGATGCTGCCCGACGGCACAGTGCTCCGCACTATCCTGGAAGCCATGAAGGACGCAGGCAAGGCCACTGGCATGGTGGTCACCAACACTGTGTACGATGCTACGCCTGCAGGCTTTGCCTCCCACTGGAATACCCGCGGCGGCTCGGCAGAGATCGCTGCCCAGCTTCTCGACAAGGAACTCGACGTGCTCATGGGCGGCGGACGTGATCAGTTCCGCGTTAAGGGCGTTGCCGACGGCAAGCGCACTGATGGCAGGAACCTCATGGGCGAGGCCACTGCCCTTGGCTACTCCGTAGTGACCGACCGCCAGGGCCTTGAGAAGGCTGCAGGTGATCGCATCCTGGGCCTATTCCACCCTTCATACATGAACTACCAGCTCGACAGGATCCATCTCGGCGCCGACGAGCCCACCCTGTCTGATATGACTGCTAAGGCGCTATCGGTTCTGAAGCAGAAGGAGAACGGCTTCTTCCTGATGATCGAGGGTTCGCGCATCGATCATGCCGCCCACGCAGGCGACGTGAGCGGCGTTGTTGCTGAGCTCAGCGACTTCAACGAAGCTGTGGCCCTGGCCTACCAGTTCGCCATCGCCGATGGCAATACCCTGGTCATTGTCACTGCCGACCACGACACTATGGGCCTTTCCGCCACTGAGCCCTTCGACTACGAGCGCATGAAGCAATTCAAGGTATCGCCTGAGTTCATGGCTCTGCAGTTCAAGAAGGCTGACGACGGCAAGTCGTTCGATCCCGCCAGCATCCGCCAGGTATTCGCTGAGTATGCCAACGTAACCGACGTGACTGATGCCGACATCGCGCTGATCCAGTCTATGTTCGGCCGGGCGCCTTACCTGGCCGGATACGCTGTGGGCGCAGTGCTCTCAAGCAGGCTAAACGCCGGCATCGTGTCGTCCGCAGTGCAGATCAAGAGCCCGTCGTCGGGCGGACATACCGGAAACCCTGTGCCGCTGTTCGCATTCGGCCCTGGCGCCGAGCTGTTCGGTGGTGTTATGGATAACACCGAGATCTCACCGAAGATCGCTCAGGCTGCCGGGATCGAGTTC
- a CDS encoding PIN domain-containing protein, which translates to MKGKVLVDTNVLVYAYDVSEPVKQRRAIEVLHDLSEREAGAVSVQVMSEMFVALTRKLSSPLGVEQALRTLSRHMRTWHVLDITEFVVLEAARGVRDHQMSYWDAKIWATARLNQIPIILSEDFASGSTMEGVRFVNPFV; encoded by the coding sequence ATGAAAGGTAAAGTGCTGGTAGATACCAACGTCTTGGTGTATGCCTATGACGTGTCGGAACCAGTCAAACAGAGGCGTGCTATTGAGGTGCTTCATGACCTGTCGGAGCGCGAGGCGGGAGCGGTCAGCGTCCAGGTCATGTCGGAGATGTTCGTCGCGCTTACTCGCAAGCTGAGCAGCCCACTGGGCGTGGAACAGGCTCTTCGGACTCTTTCGCGGCACATGAGAACCTGGCATGTGCTGGACATCACCGAATTCGTCGTACTCGAAGCAGCCAGGGGCGTGAGAGATCATCAAATGTCGTACTGGGATGCAAAGATATGGGCGACTGCTAGGCTAAACCAGATCCCCATCATACTCAGCGAGGACTTCGCCAGTGGCAGCACGATGGAGGGCGTGCGGTTCGTGAATCCGTTCGTGTGA